A genomic region of Alicyclobacillus sp. SO9 contains the following coding sequences:
- a CDS encoding RNA polymerase sigma factor — MFQQVKEGNAAAFEVLYNRYSALVYSFALKACESKELAAEITQDVFVRLWTTTAVYRPELSQFPTWLLTIARGIYRDKLKSASKSAKVVTLYDTAEWEHGATSASQRTVTRNWFREDVYSVLLNMNRQEKLIIELAYFQGLTLSEIANQLEQPLGTVKTRLHRALKRLRKSMVEWEGGLEQ, encoded by the coding sequence TTGTTTCAACAGGTGAAAGAGGGAAATGCTGCGGCGTTCGAGGTGCTCTACAATCGCTATAGTGCACTCGTGTATTCGTTTGCCCTGAAGGCCTGTGAAAGCAAAGAACTGGCGGCTGAAATTACACAGGATGTATTTGTTCGCCTGTGGACAACTACAGCCGTTTATCGTCCTGAACTGAGTCAGTTTCCAACGTGGCTGTTAACAATTGCAAGAGGGATTTATCGAGACAAGTTAAAGAGTGCTTCCAAATCAGCCAAAGTGGTAACCCTTTACGATACAGCAGAGTGGGAGCACGGAGCGACATCTGCATCCCAACGCACAGTTACAAGGAATTGGTTTCGAGAGGATGTCTACAGTGTCCTTTTGAATATGAACCGGCAAGAGAAGCTCATCATCGAGTTGGCATACTTCCAGGGGCTGACCTTGTCTGAAATTGCAAACCAGCTGGAACAGCCTTTAGGTACCGTAAAGACCCGGCTGCATCGAGCGTTAAAACGGTTGCGTAAAAGTATGGTTGAGTGGGAAGGGGGCCTCGAACAGTGA
- a CDS encoding anti-sigma factor domain-containing protein — MKWRTCDTIDLVAYLHHRLSPDDAAAVEHHLHTCTECRIEFVKLRQIMSAMTHNLPIVEAPPQLKDRVLAAAYATRSPKQQDSHREAVQDTAGGTITDDTAHDEASSKRDESVSDEVVTARDDTSPNSNPNLTCNSGTHTDIADTMHQGVQVNKGVGVHGSAEDGAETRTETPVTAPIKTRIETRIETRIEPRIEPPIEPPIEPRIGTRIETPIDMSMTQHIVTGLRRYSRLTRWLAAGLIVFVSSTAVLTNALVDARQQLHQVRRQLASSAKIVSLHAMPSAKNAAGKVVFVQENSQLRLILYAANLKPTKGTQVYHIWLWNHGKRSSAGVMTVGPAGTGEFQGTLKNRQLDGIGITLEPNPNTSIPVGPKILGIKNIKLT; from the coding sequence GTGAAGTGGAGAACATGCGACACTATCGATCTCGTTGCCTACCTTCACCACCGTCTGTCCCCAGACGACGCAGCCGCCGTAGAGCATCACCTCCATACCTGCACCGAGTGTCGGATTGAGTTTGTCAAATTGCGCCAAATCATGTCCGCCATGACGCACAACTTGCCCATTGTTGAAGCACCACCACAGTTGAAAGACAGGGTGCTTGCGGCTGCGTATGCAACGCGATCGCCCAAACAGCAGGATAGTCACAGAGAAGCCGTTCAGGATACTGCTGGTGGTACGATTACAGATGATACTGCACATGATGAAGCCAGCAGCAAAAGGGATGAGTCCGTAAGCGATGAAGTTGTGACGGCGAGGGATGACACAAGCCCCAACTCAAATCCAAACCTTACTTGTAACTCAGGCACTCACACAGATATTGCGGACACCATGCATCAAGGGGTACAGGTGAACAAAGGCGTTGGTGTACATGGAAGCGCAGAAGACGGAGCTGAAACCCGTACTGAGACCCCCGTTACAGCTCCCATTAAGACTCGCATTGAAACTCGCATTGAAACTCGCATTGAACCTCGCATTGAACCTCCCATTGAACCTCCCATTGAACCCCGCATTGGAACCCGCATTGAAACTCCCATTGACATGAGTATGACCCAGCACATAGTGACTGGTCTGCGTCGCTATTCCCGGCTGACGCGGTGGCTTGCCGCTGGATTGATTGTGTTTGTATCTTCTACTGCCGTCCTGACGAATGCATTGGTAGATGCACGTCAACAACTTCATCAGGTTCGCCGGCAACTGGCCTCATCAGCCAAAATCGTGAGCTTGCACGCAATGCCTTCAGCGAAGAATGCAGCAGGCAAGGTTGTTTTTGTACAGGAAAACAGCCAACTCAGGCTAATTTTATACGCTGCCAACTTGAAGCCTACGAAAGGAACGCAGGTCTACCATATTTGGTTGTGGAACCACGGTAAGCGCAGCAGTGCAGGTGTTATGACAGTTGGCCCTGCAGGCACAGGTGAATTTCAGGGCACTCTAAAGAACCGGCAATTGGACGGCATTGGTATTACACTCGAGCCCAATCCCAATACGTCGATTCCGGTCGGACCGAAAATTTTGGGCATCAAAAACATTAAACTCACTTAG
- the hprK gene encoding HPr(Ser) kinase/phosphatase — MKTITVQNLVDKFHLEVIAGKERLDSRIESDDIHRPGLEFTGYLDYFPKERVQILGRQEITYLHSLPEDERDKRIGEVVAMAPPCFIISRGQAGLDYFTLYCERYQIPLLRTELKTTSFISRLNSYLERVLAPEEVLHAVCMNILGVGIILRGSSGIGKSEVALALIERGHRLVSDDIVLVKKIGAETLIGTHNVNNRELLQLRGIGFVDVTRLYGSGAYQEETTINLDIFLTHWEDYAKTELLGIEEQTTHLLDVAVPQIDIPVRPGRNIAALIEVACKNWRLKAQGYDALETFERRITEEN; from the coding sequence TTGAAGACTATCACAGTCCAGAATCTGGTCGATAAATTCCACTTGGAAGTCATTGCAGGTAAAGAGCGGCTGGACAGCAGGATTGAAAGTGATGACATTCATCGACCCGGCTTGGAGTTTACGGGTTACTTGGACTACTTTCCAAAAGAACGAGTCCAAATTTTGGGGCGTCAGGAGATTACATACCTCCATTCATTGCCTGAAGATGAACGCGATAAACGAATCGGCGAGGTCGTTGCAATGGCTCCGCCTTGTTTCATCATTTCTCGGGGTCAAGCGGGCCTGGACTACTTCACACTGTATTGTGAGCGGTATCAAATCCCCTTGTTGAGAACAGAACTAAAGACGACAAGTTTTATTAGTCGATTGAACAGTTATCTGGAACGCGTACTTGCACCAGAAGAAGTCCTGCATGCGGTTTGTATGAACATTTTGGGTGTCGGCATCATCCTGCGCGGAAGCAGCGGGATTGGCAAGAGTGAGGTCGCGTTGGCATTGATTGAACGCGGGCACCGCCTTGTCTCAGACGACATTGTGCTCGTCAAAAAAATTGGGGCAGAAACCCTCATCGGCACTCACAACGTCAATAACCGTGAGTTGCTGCAACTGCGGGGAATTGGTTTTGTTGATGTGACTAGATTGTACGGGTCCGGCGCCTATCAAGAGGAGACAACCATCAATTTAGATATCTTTCTAACTCACTGGGAGGACTATGCCAAAACTGAACTGCTGGGCATAGAAGAACAGACGACCCATTTACTCGATGTTGCGGTACCGCAGATTGATATACCGGTTAGACCTGGCAGGAATATTGCTGCCTTGATTGAAGTGGCATGTAAGAACTGGCGCCTAAAGGCTCAGGGATATGATGCTCTGGAGACCTTTGAACGTCGCATTACTGAAGAAAATTAG
- a CDS encoding S53 family peptidase, which yields MKKHYLFSTSNRVNGGKGYAPSDIRKAYQIPAHLDGSGQTIGILEFSSGYSLTDAHQFWQANGITPPAVTFVSVDGTQNDGGTLPQDAEASIDLQWAGAVAPGSKIVVYEANGGQTFYSFGQAMIRTLKYILKDTAHHPSVISISYGDGETSFGQQSLKTIAMLIKQLDAKGVTVCISSGDQGAYGLHNPYRVRIKHADAPATAPHAVAVGGTSLHPDGTETAWTYKTPQDQGATGGGFSLAFSSPLFQRKIFKGSTSGQMSGRGIPDVALNADPDTGYQFVFQGQPGVVGGTSVSAPVFAAIVALANQRRTQVGLGPLKGLTKTLYQNSTTLPYNDITVGNNSYNGVVGYQAAPGWDACTGWGSVNASAFIDALSGTPTQPTQPTQPTQPTQPTQPTQPTQPTQPTQPTQPTQPTQPSQPSIYRLWRIILRILFNQYDD from the coding sequence TTGAAGAAACATTATCTGTTTTCCACAAGCAATCGTGTTAACGGCGGAAAGGGCTATGCTCCTTCCGATATTCGTAAAGCATACCAAATCCCCGCCCATCTTGACGGCAGCGGCCAGACAATAGGCATTCTTGAATTTTCGAGCGGTTACAGTCTCACAGACGCTCACCAATTCTGGCAGGCAAACGGAATTACACCGCCCGCAGTCACATTTGTGTCTGTCGATGGAACGCAAAATGATGGAGGTACACTGCCTCAAGATGCAGAAGCGAGCATTGATTTGCAGTGGGCGGGAGCTGTGGCGCCGGGATCGAAAATTGTAGTTTACGAAGCCAATGGCGGACAGACCTTCTATAGTTTTGGTCAAGCGATGATAAGGACACTAAAGTATATTCTCAAGGACACCGCCCACCATCCGTCAGTAATTTCTATCTCTTACGGCGATGGCGAGACAAGTTTTGGTCAACAGTCACTGAAGACAATTGCGATGCTCATTAAACAACTCGACGCCAAGGGTGTTACCGTGTGTATTTCCTCAGGCGATCAAGGTGCTTACGGCCTCCACAACCCCTACCGCGTCCGCATCAAGCACGCGGATGCACCTGCCACTGCCCCGCACGCAGTCGCGGTGGGAGGAACATCACTTCACCCCGACGGTACTGAAACTGCATGGACCTATAAAACACCACAAGACCAAGGCGCAACAGGCGGAGGCTTCAGTCTTGCCTTCAGCTCGCCCCTGTTTCAAAGAAAGATTTTCAAGGGCAGCACGAGCGGGCAAATGAGCGGCCGTGGGATACCTGACGTTGCACTCAACGCCGATCCAGACACAGGCTACCAGTTTGTATTTCAAGGACAACCAGGCGTTGTCGGCGGCACCTCCGTCTCTGCACCCGTTTTTGCTGCCATCGTTGCACTGGCAAACCAAAGGCGAACCCAAGTTGGCCTCGGTCCATTAAAAGGACTGACCAAGACACTTTATCAAAATTCCACGACACTCCCGTACAACGATATCACGGTTGGAAATAACTCATATAATGGCGTTGTCGGTTACCAGGCTGCACCCGGATGGGACGCATGTACAGGCTGGGGCTCTGTCAACGCGTCAGCATTCATCGACGCGTTGTCTGGAACCCCCACTCAGCCAACTCAGCCAACTCAGCCAACTCAGCCAACTCAGCCAACTCAGCCAACTCAGCCAACTCAGCCAACTCAGCCAACTCAGCCAACTCAGCCAACTCAGCCAACTCAGCCGTCGCAGCCGTCCATTTACCGCTTGTGGCGCATCATTTTACGCATTCTCTTCAACCAGTACGACGATTAG
- a CDS encoding GNAT family N-acetyltransferase, whose amino-acid sequence MRFSIARVENRPLQEAAYRVRTEVFVKEQKVPDELELDELDEAAETIHFVVQDEGGNVVGTARIRPTDDHNTAKVERVAVVASKRKNGIGKALMRFLEDEAVRSGFTKLKLNAQTHARRFYEDLGYSPKGSLFFEAGIEHITMYKTLDSARS is encoded by the coding sequence GTGAGGTTTTCTATAGCACGAGTTGAAAACAGACCATTACAGGAAGCTGCATATAGAGTCCGAACAGAAGTCTTTGTGAAAGAACAGAAGGTACCAGATGAACTTGAGCTTGATGAGTTAGATGAAGCGGCGGAAACCATTCACTTTGTTGTTCAGGATGAAGGGGGCAATGTCGTTGGAACTGCACGGATTCGACCTACTGATGACCACAATACAGCAAAGGTAGAACGTGTGGCCGTCGTAGCCTCGAAGAGAAAAAACGGAATTGGCAAGGCATTGATGAGGTTTCTTGAAGACGAAGCAGTTCGTTCGGGGTTCACGAAACTCAAGCTCAATGCGCAGACCCATGCTCGACGTTTCTACGAAGACCTGGGATACAGCCCGAAAGGAAGTCTATTTTTTGAAGCAGGTATTGAACATATTACGATGTACAAGACATTAGATTCAGCCAGGTCATGA
- a CDS encoding OsmC family protein: MAELNFSITAEWSGTGRDGEGVIDTGGQTIHYAAPDNMGGKGTGTSPEELLLSAVASCYSSTLFALLKKTGMPVEKITIQTEGIVTDYPLKTKFSTLRVHPTVHGGVEALSQRYQEAALTARDKCFIGKSIHGNISYEVGHVLVKPAVQS; this comes from the coding sequence GTGGCCGAACTCAATTTTTCAATCACGGCAGAGTGGTCGGGAACCGGGAGAGACGGAGAAGGAGTTATTGATACGGGAGGGCAAACGATACATTATGCCGCTCCCGATAACATGGGTGGTAAAGGAACCGGTACCAGTCCCGAAGAGTTGTTGCTCAGTGCTGTTGCTTCCTGTTACAGTTCAACTTTGTTTGCATTATTAAAAAAAACAGGTATGCCGGTGGAAAAAATCACAATTCAAACTGAGGGCATCGTAACAGACTACCCTCTGAAGACCAAGTTTTCAACTCTGCGTGTTCATCCAACCGTTCATGGCGGTGTTGAAGCTCTCAGCCAACGCTATCAGGAAGCAGCCTTAACCGCACGTGATAAGTGTTTCATTGGTAAGTCCATTCATGGCAACATCTCATATGAAGTCGGACATGTTTTGGTAAAACCTGCGGTGCAGTCCTAG
- a CDS encoding hemerythrin domain-containing protein, whose amino-acid sequence MAMIEGKGEIEVSGPALKKQDSHYAIHESAYGEAEELTDLLGQLLEDNQLNKAHMLVPVIVEHWQTRTLQHASEEEEGLYQEMLSEDPSLVEKIAGLKRDHDLMRELVNQVNLQFMNLEQAGTNPKLEDLRQILQRCKTLLWLNRTHSRSEETLLA is encoded by the coding sequence ATGGCGATGATTGAAGGCAAAGGGGAGATAGAAGTGTCAGGCCCAGCGTTGAAGAAGCAGGATTCTCACTACGCAATTCATGAGTCTGCTTACGGAGAAGCAGAGGAGCTGACTGACCTGCTTGGACAGTTGCTCGAAGACAACCAACTCAACAAGGCTCATATGCTTGTTCCGGTCATTGTTGAACATTGGCAGACGAGAACACTCCAGCACGCAAGTGAAGAGGAAGAAGGTCTGTATCAAGAAATGCTCTCGGAAGACCCTTCACTTGTGGAGAAAATTGCTGGATTGAAACGCGATCACGACTTGATGAGAGAACTGGTCAATCAAGTAAACCTCCAATTCATGAACCTGGAGCAAGCAGGTACAAATCCGAAACTTGAGGACCTAAGGCAGATTTTGCAGCGATGTAAAACGCTCTTGTGGTTGAACCGGACGCACAGTCGTTCAGAAGAGACACTACTTGCGTAG
- a CDS encoding tellurite resistance/C4-dicarboxylate transporter family protein gives MRLPESLNNITKKLFPGYFASVMATGIVSIASFLTGHKALSDFLFIAANVFYVILILGYLLRLALFRKETWTDMTNAAKVFGYFTFVAGSDVLATRYSLAGDYQAALWLGVVALIAWTLMNYFILTFMVFYNEQPITKALNGTWLLATVSAQSLSIVSLIGIHTLPTHRSLLILLSVSFWAFGVVIYLIFIALIIYRYFFHVTKPSDMTPPYWINMGAMAITTLAGAHLVLAAPTAPILTMLQPFMEGFTILLWVWGTWWIPFLFIVGFWKYVLDREPVRYDPALWSMVFPLGMYTTACDTMSKIPGLGLIHSFVTVGLWIAIASWFMVAVLFLVKNKSSERQQSPQKAMR, from the coding sequence GTGAGACTTCCAGAGTCATTGAATAACATCACCAAAAAGTTGTTTCCTGGGTACTTTGCATCGGTCATGGCAACCGGCATTGTATCCATCGCATCGTTTCTTACGGGGCATAAGGCGCTGTCAGACTTCCTCTTTATTGCGGCGAATGTGTTCTATGTGATTCTCATCTTAGGCTATCTGTTGCGGCTGGCCTTATTTCGGAAAGAAACCTGGACCGACATGACCAATGCTGCAAAGGTGTTTGGATATTTCACGTTCGTGGCAGGGTCAGATGTGCTGGCAACACGGTATTCCCTTGCTGGAGACTACCAGGCGGCGTTGTGGTTAGGGGTAGTCGCGCTCATCGCGTGGACACTGATGAACTACTTTATCTTGACCTTCATGGTCTTTTACAATGAGCAACCGATTACAAAGGCACTCAATGGTACCTGGTTGTTGGCAACAGTTAGTGCTCAGTCGCTGTCTATTGTGTCGCTCATTGGCATCCACACGTTGCCGACTCACCGATCGCTATTGATTCTACTATCCGTGTCGTTTTGGGCGTTTGGCGTGGTTATCTACCTCATTTTCATTGCGCTCATCATCTACCGCTATTTCTTCCATGTTACGAAACCAAGCGATATGACGCCGCCTTACTGGATTAACATGGGAGCTATGGCCATCACTACACTGGCAGGAGCACACCTGGTCTTGGCAGCACCGACAGCGCCAATCCTGACTATGCTGCAGCCGTTTATGGAAGGTTTCACAATTCTGCTCTGGGTATGGGGGACTTGGTGGATCCCGTTTCTGTTCATCGTTGGCTTTTGGAAGTATGTACTGGACCGCGAACCGGTTCGCTATGACCCAGCCTTATGGAGCATGGTCTTCCCGTTGGGCATGTATACGACGGCCTGCGACACAATGAGCAAGATTCCCGGGTTGGGTCTGATTCATTCGTTTGTCACTGTCGGACTTTGGATTGCGATAGCATCTTGGTTCATGGTGGCAGTGTTATTCCTGGTTAAGAACAAGTCATCCGAGCGACAGCAATCTCCGCAAAAAGCGATGAGATAA
- a CDS encoding nitrate reductase subunit alpha, whose amino-acid sequence MVQQKRTLAKAFSHLQRGQRINQNWTEQSPRPRDWEDTYRGRWQHDKVVRSTHGVNCTGSCSWKIHVKDGIVAFETQQTDYPSNGADVPDYEPRGCPRGASFSWYEYSPLRVKYPYVRGELLQMWREEKKAAGNNPVEAWKRLMANPQKVKRYKEARGKGGLVRSSWQEVNELMSASMIHTIKEYGPDRVTGFSPIPAMSQVSYAAGSRFLSMIGGTIVSFYDWYADLPPASPQIWGEQTDVPESADWYNSKYFIIWGTNLPMTRTPDAHFMVESRYNGTKVVGVSPDYAEYVKFADQWLPAKAGTDAALALAMTHVILQEFYVDHPTDYFLNYAKDYTDLPFLVTLKKAQPEGTETDAEANEIDENTWVSDRFLHAADLTPDEKMGDWKTLIWNESEDAPAVPNGSMGFRWDESKKWNLRMEDENGTPLQPQLSFVDSSDDVLQVGFPVFEENSTGVVKRGVPVRKIQTASGESVFVTTVLDLMMAHHGVRRGLVGEYPESYDSLVPYTPAWQEQITGVKRELAIQVAREFADNADKTQGKSMIALGAGTNHWYHSDLIYRAIINLVLLTGCQGVNGGGWAHYVGQEKVRPLEGWSTVAFGLDWMRPPRQMNGTSFFYFSTDQFRYEEKDVATKSSPLAGKFADTHPADTNALAARLGWLPSYPQMTQNSLDVIKAAREAGANTPQEVAKWVGQQLKDDKLNFAVEDPDNEKNFPRVMFVWRSNLLGSSSKGHEYFLENLLGASGHTLARENKDWRPENIKVSDDVPRGKLDLLIDIDFRMTGTGLYSDIVLPAATWYEKHDLSSTDMHPFIHPFNPAISAPWETKSDWNAFKSIAKSFSELSEKYLPEQEDVVMVPLAHDSPDELAQSSGKVLDWRKGEVEAIPGKTMPKFVVVKRDYPHIYEQMISMGPLAEKNMSVKGMTVSTEEAYKEFGQRVGRYPDSASETLRGKPRLDEDRHLVEAILTMAGATNGKRAYDEWKALEKTTGLELAEPITGERKAEAMTMADITAQPRLSLATPVWSGLEGEGRRYSPFTSNVEYKIPWRTLTGRQHFYVDHEMMLDYGEGLPLYRPPIDEVPFVEGDQQVEGNGQQTLVVRYLTPHQKWGIHSTYTDNHRMLTLFRGGQVIWMNEEDASDIGVKDNDWVEVYNRNGAISARAVLTYRIPRGVSMMYHSQDRTIGVPGSKVTGDRGGTHNSVTRIIPKPTHMIGGYAQLSYGFNYYGPTGHQRDVVAVIRPLKEVDWLED is encoded by the coding sequence GTGGTACAGCAGAAACGTACACTGGCGAAAGCATTCAGCCATTTACAGCGCGGGCAGCGCATTAATCAGAACTGGACAGAGCAAAGTCCGCGTCCGCGGGACTGGGAAGATACCTACAGAGGTCGCTGGCAGCACGATAAAGTAGTTCGCTCCACACACGGTGTGAACTGCACAGGCTCCTGTAGTTGGAAGATTCATGTGAAAGACGGAATTGTGGCTTTTGAGACACAGCAGACAGATTATCCTTCAAACGGTGCTGACGTGCCTGATTATGAACCGAGAGGATGTCCGAGAGGAGCAAGCTTCTCCTGGTATGAATACAGTCCCCTTCGTGTGAAATACCCGTACGTCCGCGGCGAATTGCTGCAGATGTGGCGTGAGGAAAAGAAGGCGGCCGGCAACAATCCGGTCGAGGCCTGGAAACGACTCATGGCAAACCCGCAGAAGGTGAAGCGGTACAAAGAGGCCCGAGGGAAGGGCGGCTTGGTCCGCAGTAGTTGGCAGGAAGTCAATGAACTGATGTCTGCATCCATGATTCACACCATCAAAGAATACGGGCCGGACAGAGTCACCGGATTCAGCCCAATTCCGGCAATGTCGCAAGTGAGTTATGCGGCAGGATCGCGTTTTCTATCCATGATTGGCGGCACCATCGTCAGCTTCTACGACTGGTACGCAGACTTGCCGCCGGCATCCCCGCAGATTTGGGGAGAGCAGACAGACGTTCCAGAAAGTGCAGATTGGTACAACTCCAAGTACTTCATTATTTGGGGTACAAACCTGCCGATGACAAGAACGCCTGACGCTCACTTCATGGTAGAGTCTCGCTACAACGGAACCAAAGTTGTCGGTGTCAGCCCTGACTATGCAGAATACGTCAAGTTTGCGGATCAGTGGTTGCCGGCCAAAGCAGGCACAGATGCCGCATTGGCTTTGGCTATGACGCATGTGATTCTGCAGGAGTTCTATGTAGACCACCCGACAGACTACTTTCTCAACTACGCCAAAGACTATACAGACTTGCCGTTTCTCGTAACGCTGAAAAAAGCACAGCCTGAGGGCACAGAGACTGATGCAGAAGCCAACGAGATTGACGAGAACACCTGGGTGTCTGACCGGTTCCTTCATGCAGCGGACTTAACCCCTGACGAGAAAATGGGCGATTGGAAAACCCTGATTTGGAATGAATCCGAGGATGCACCCGCTGTTCCAAACGGCAGCATGGGCTTTCGCTGGGATGAGTCGAAGAAATGGAACCTTCGGATGGAAGATGAGAACGGAACCCCGTTGCAGCCGCAGTTGTCTTTTGTGGACAGCTCTGACGATGTACTGCAAGTGGGCTTCCCGGTGTTTGAAGAAAACAGCACGGGTGTTGTGAAGAGAGGCGTGCCGGTTCGAAAGATCCAAACTGCATCTGGTGAAAGCGTCTTTGTAACAACAGTCCTTGATTTAATGATGGCGCACCACGGTGTTCGCCGGGGACTAGTTGGAGAGTATCCGGAAAGCTATGACAGTCTCGTTCCATACACACCTGCATGGCAGGAACAAATCACGGGTGTGAAGCGGGAGTTAGCCATTCAAGTCGCACGGGAGTTTGCAGATAACGCAGACAAGACACAGGGTAAATCCATGATTGCCTTAGGCGCTGGCACCAACCACTGGTACCACAGCGACTTGATTTACCGGGCCATTATCAACTTGGTGCTGTTGACAGGCTGCCAGGGCGTAAACGGCGGCGGCTGGGCGCACTATGTTGGTCAGGAAAAGGTTCGTCCCTTGGAAGGCTGGTCTACAGTCGCCTTTGGGCTGGATTGGATGCGGCCGCCGAGACAAATGAACGGAACCTCTTTCTTCTACTTTTCTACAGACCAGTTCCGGTATGAGGAAAAGGACGTTGCCACCAAGTCGTCTCCGTTGGCAGGAAAGTTTGCCGATACACACCCGGCGGATACGAATGCGTTAGCGGCACGGCTGGGCTGGCTGCCGTCATATCCACAGATGACCCAGAACTCTTTGGACGTCATCAAAGCGGCCCGCGAAGCCGGTGCAAACACACCGCAAGAAGTGGCCAAGTGGGTTGGGCAGCAGCTAAAGGACGACAAACTGAACTTCGCAGTGGAAGACCCGGACAACGAAAAGAACTTCCCGCGAGTGATGTTCGTGTGGCGGTCGAACCTATTGGGATCGTCCAGTAAAGGCCATGAGTATTTCTTAGAAAACCTGCTGGGTGCATCTGGCCATACATTGGCACGAGAGAACAAGGACTGGAGACCGGAAAACATCAAGGTCAGCGACGACGTACCCCGCGGCAAGCTAGACCTATTGATAGACATTGACTTTCGTATGACAGGAACCGGGTTGTATTCGGACATTGTCCTGCCTGCAGCCACCTGGTATGAAAAACATGACTTAAGCAGTACGGATATGCATCCGTTTATCCATCCGTTTAACCCGGCCATTTCCGCACCGTGGGAGACCAAATCGGATTGGAACGCATTTAAGAGCATTGCAAAATCCTTCAGCGAACTCTCAGAGAAGTATTTGCCTGAGCAAGAAGACGTAGTGATGGTGCCTCTGGCTCATGACAGCCCGGATGAACTTGCCCAATCAAGCGGAAAAGTCTTGGATTGGCGTAAGGGTGAAGTGGAAGCCATCCCCGGTAAAACCATGCCGAAGTTCGTGGTTGTGAAGAGAGACTATCCACACATTTACGAACAGATGATTTCCATGGGACCTCTGGCGGAGAAGAACATGAGCGTCAAAGGCATGACGGTCTCCACAGAAGAAGCCTACAAGGAATTTGGCCAGCGGGTCGGCAGATATCCGGATTCAGCTTCTGAAACCCTGCGCGGAAAGCCGCGGTTAGACGAAGACCGGCACCTGGTGGAAGCCATCTTAACTATGGCCGGTGCCACCAACGGCAAACGGGCCTATGACGAGTGGAAGGCGCTGGAGAAAACAACAGGCCTGGAACTGGCAGAACCCATCACGGGCGAGCGGAAAGCAGAAGCCATGACCATGGCAGATATCACAGCCCAACCGCGCTTGTCACTGGCAACTCCGGTTTGGAGCGGTTTGGAAGGAGAAGGACGCAGATACTCTCCCTTCACTTCCAATGTAGAATACAAGATTCCGTGGCGTACGTTGACGGGACGGCAGCACTTCTATGTCGATCACGAAATGATGCTCGACTATGGCGAAGGCCTGCCCCTGTACCGACCGCCCATTGACGAAGTACCCTTCGTGGAAGGCGACCAGCAGGTGGAAGGGAACGGGCAGCAGACACTGGTGGTCCGCTACCTGACACCGCACCAGAAGTGGGGGATTCACTCCACTTATACAGACAATCACCGGATGCTCACATTGTTCCGGGGCGGTCAGGTGATTTGGATGAACGAAGAAGATGCATCGGATATCGGTGTGAAAGACAACGACTGGGTTGAGGTCTACAACCGTAACGGCGCCATCTCAGCCAGAGCCGTGTTGACGTACAGAATTCCGCGGGGTGTATCCATGATGTATCACTCGCAGGACCGGACCATTGGTGTCCCTGGCAGCAAAGTCACTGGTGACAGAGGCGGAACGCACAACAGTGTAACCCGTATTATTCCGAAACCGACACACATGATTGGCGGCTATGCACAGCTCAGCTACGGATTTAACTACTACGGACCGACAGGGCATCAGCGTGATGTCGTTGCTGTGATTCGGCCCTTGAAGGAGGTTGATTGGCTTGAAGATTAA